A single genomic interval of Bos indicus isolate NIAB-ARS_2022 breed Sahiwal x Tharparkar chromosome 5, NIAB-ARS_B.indTharparkar_mat_pri_1.0, whole genome shotgun sequence harbors:
- the LOC109559507 gene encoding apolipoprotein L3-like has protein sequence MSSENFRHCSDIETFFEEVVQCLWNILSREELLLLLNEFLERIKAEASLSREDVDELHKYLNELKRALVEEDQERLSKEQLDRRRFLNQFPRVKRQLEECISKFRELADKAEKVHKGCTISNVMAHSTGAVSGILTIVGLALALMTMGSSVVLLATVTGLGAVGTVTSVSTSILEHMKRSSVETIASRMMSTLIKKWKVLLEILKSNPTTEKVTKAVQCIEMHIHDMQTGKAISDSAANILMGLMILSSPSIQKKEAGFKAPAFTVTKGGQIVGLATSGVFLLVDVGFLVKDSKHLHDGAKAASAENLWQRARELERKLEELTQIYERLQEDLIQPPPEQCGVQGRG, from the exons ATGAGCTCAGAAAACTTCAGGCACTGCTCAG ATATTGAGACCTTTTTTGAGGAGGTCGTTCAGTGTCTCTGGAACATACTGAGCAGAGAGGAACTGCTACTCCTGCTGAATGAATTCCTGGAGAGAATTAAGGCTGAGGCCAGTTTGTCCAG GGAAGATGTGGATGAACTACATAAATATCTGAACGAATTGAAACGAGCCTTGGTTGAAGAGGACCAAGAAAGACTCTCCAAAGAGCAGCTGGACAGGAGGAGGTTTCTGAATCAGTTTCCTCGGGTGAAACGGCAGCTGGAGGAGTGCATAAGCAAGTTCCGTGAGCTCGCAGACAAGGCTGAGAAGGTCCATAAGGGATGTACCATCTCCAATGTGATGGCCCACAGCACCGGTGCTGTGTCTGGTATTCTGACCATCGTTGGCCTGGCTCTGGCACTCATGACAATGGGGTCCAGTGTGGTGCTCTTGGCCACTGTGACAGGGCTGGGAGCAGTAGGTACTGTGACCAGTGTGTCCACCAGTATCCTGGAACATATGAAGAGGTCATCAGTAGAAACTATAGCCAGTCGCATGATGTCAACTCTCATCAAAAAATGGAAGGTTCTCCTAGAGATACTCAAGAGCAACCCCACAACAGAGAAAGTCACAAAAGCTGTACAATGCATTGAAATGCACATCCATGACATGCAGACAGGCAAAGCCATTTCTGACTCTGCAGCAAACATCTTGATGGGCCTTATGATATTATCATCCCCATCCATCCAAAAGAAAGAGGCAGGTTTCAAAGCCCCAGCttttacagttaccaaaggaggCCAGATCGTGGGTTTGGCCACTTCAGGGGTCTTCCTCCTGGTGGATGTGGGCTTCCTGGTGAAGGATTCAAAGCACCTGCATGACGGTGCAAAGGCAGCATCAGCTGAAAACCTGTGGCAGCGGGCCAGGGAGCTGGAGAGGAAGCTGGAGGAGCTCACCCAGATCTATGAGCGTCTGCAGGAGGACCTGATTCAGCCACCCCCAGAGCAGTGTGGGGTCCAGGGGAGAGGCTAA